AGTATTCCAAGTTGTAAAAGAACATACAAACTTAAACATAAGTGTAAGTACTCAAGCAAGTAATACAAACTGGCGTTCAGTAAAAATGTGGAAAGATTTAGGAGCTAAAAGAGTAGTTTTAGCAAGAGAGATTTCATTAGATAATATAGCTGAAATTAGAGCTAAAGTACCTGATATTGAGCTAGAAGTATTTGTGCATGGAGCTATGTGTATGTCTATTTCAGGAAGATGTCTATTAAGTAACTATATGACTGGTAGAGATGCTAATAGAGGAGATTGTGCTCAATCATGCAGATGGAAGTATAACTTAGTTGAAGAAACTAGACCGAATGAATATATGCCTGTTTATGAAGATGAGAGAGGAACTTATATATTCAACTCGAAAGATTTATGTACAATAGAAATAATAGATAAGATTCTAGATTTAGGTGTGGATTCACTTAAAATAGAGGGAAGAATGAAGGGTATTTATTATGTTTCAAATGCTGTAAAAGTATATAAAGACGCATTAAATAAATACTATTCTGGAGAGTATGAATACGATCCGACTTGGATGGAAGAGATTCAATCAACTTCAAATAGATCATATACTCAAGGATTCTACCATGGGCAACCAGGAGAAGAAGCTAATAACTACAACGACAGAAATTCATATAGTCAAACTCATCAATTAGTTGCAAAAATTGAGGAGAAGATTGGAGATAATGAATACGTATTAGGTATTAGAAATAGAGTTTTAGAAGGTGAGTCTTTAGAGGTTATAACAACTTCAGGAAAACCAAGAGTTATAACTATGCCAAAAATGACATTAATAACTAAATCTGGAGAAGAGGAAGTAGCAGCAGCTAATCCAAATTCAGTTGTAAGAGTAACTTTAGATGGTGGATTTGAAGCCATGGATATGATTAGAAGAGTTAAATAAAAAAGAGGCATTGCCTCTTTTTTATTTTAATTATTTTTAGTTTCTTTTATCTTCTTTTCAGTTGCTCTAATAAATCTAGGTATAAGCCATTCTTTCTCTTCTTCAGTTTTAGTATCTTTTTTAGCATAGATTACTTTTAATTCATCATAATAAGCTTGAACATCTCCACTGAATTCAGATCTATCTTTTATTGGATATTTTTTTAAGTTTGGAAACTCTTTATCTAAAATAGCATTCCATTCTTCAACTTGTGATTTATGTAGTGATAAGAACAAGTCAATATCTCCTGAGAATCTAATCTCTTTAATAACATCTCCAACTTCAAGCTTTTTAATGTTGTTAAAGTCTTTTTCATCAATAAACTCTCCAAATATAGTGTGTTTATTGTTTAACCAGTCAGCAGGATAAAGAGTGAAGAAGAACTGAGAACCTCCAGTTTCAGGACCAGTATTAGCCATAGCTAACATTCCAGGTTGGTAGAAGTCTAACCATTTAGAAAATTCATCAGGAATAGAGTAACCAGGACCTCCATCTCCTCTACCAGTAGGGTCTCCACCTTGAACTACAAAGTTTTCAACGGCTCTATGTATTTTTGTATTGTCATAGAATCCTCTTTTAGCAAGATTTATAAAATTAGCTACAGTTATTGGTGAAGCTTCAGGATATAAATAGAAACTAATATCTCCTTGAGTTGTAACAAATGTAGCTCTAATATTGTTATATTTTACCGCTTGAGTCTTACTAGTAGATGAACAAGCTGTTACAACAACTAATAACATCACTAGAGATAGTAATTTAATGATTTTTTTCATATGTACCCTCCTGTATTTACTGCTAGTATTATACTATATAAGAACCTATTTTACAAAGTACTTTTGTAAACTTTTTGTTGAAAGAGTAAGTGCTATAGATAAAACAATAAGTAAAACTGATAATGCGTTGACAACTGGCGAAACCCCTAATCTAATCATTGAGTAAATTCTTAAAGGTAGAGTAGAAGAACCTGGTCCAGCAACGAAGAATGTAGTAACGAAATCATCTAGTGATAAAGTTAATGACATTAAAAATCCTGAAACAATAGCAGGTGTAAGCATTGGAAGAATTACTTTTTTTAATGTTTGCATCTCATTTGCGCCTAAATCATAAGCAGCTTCAACAATAGAGTAATCAAATTCTCCAAGTCTTGATAAAACTA
This sequence is a window from Cetobacterium sp. ZOR0034. Protein-coding genes within it:
- a CDS encoding peptidylprolyl isomerase gives rise to the protein MKKIIKLLSLVMLLVVVTACSSTSKTQAVKYNNIRATFVTTQGDISFYLYPEASPITVANFINLAKRGFYDNTKIHRAVENFVVQGGDPTGRGDGGPGYSIPDEFSKWLDFYQPGMLAMANTGPETGGSQFFFTLYPADWLNNKHTIFGEFIDEKDFNNIKKLEVGDVIKEIRFSGDIDLFLSLHKSQVEEWNAILDKEFPNLKKYPIKDRSEFSGDVQAYYDELKVIYAKKDTKTEEEKEWLIPRFIRATEKKIKETKNN
- a CDS encoding U32 family peptidase — protein: MKRAELLAPAGNMEKLKMAFHYGADAVFLGGKMFNLRAGSHNFNDEELKEAVDYAHSMEKRVYVALNIIPHNDELDLLPDYVMYLEKIGVDGVIVADLGVFQVVKEHTNLNISVSTQASNTNWRSVKMWKDLGAKRVVLAREISLDNIAEIRAKVPDIELEVFVHGAMCMSISGRCLLSNYMTGRDANRGDCAQSCRWKYNLVEETRPNEYMPVYEDERGTYIFNSKDLCTIEIIDKILDLGVDSLKIEGRMKGIYYVSNAVKVYKDALNKYYSGEYEYDPTWMEEIQSTSNRSYTQGFYHGQPGEEANNYNDRNSYSQTHQLVAKIEEKIGDNEYVLGIRNRVLEGESLEVITTSGKPRVITMPKMTLITKSGEEEVAAANPNSVVRVTLDGGFEAMDMIRRVK